In Corylus avellana chromosome ca2, CavTom2PMs-1.0, the following proteins share a genomic window:
- the LOC132172175 gene encoding uncharacterized protein LOC132172175, which yields MAFQKEYLDLVLVPCGLLMMFAYHLFLLYRYLNCPHTTVMGFENNDKIAWVERIMQIDKRDVGVALSVISSNTSAATFLASVSLTLCSLIGAWIANSSKEFLQSELIYGDTRPSTMSIKYISLLTCFLLAFSCFVQSARSFVHANYLISTPDSNIPAQNVEVAVIRGGDFWSLGLRALYFALDLLLWFFGPIPMFVSSIVMVIVLHYLDTNTTLLHQHRSPGNKMVKSVAD from the coding sequence atggcttTCCAAAAGGAGTACCTTGATTTGGTGTTGGTCCCTTGTGGACTGCTCATGATGTTTGCCTATCATCTCTTCCTCCTCTACAGATACCTTAATTGTCCGCACACCACGGTGATGGGTTTTGAGAACAACGACAAAATAGCTTGGGTGGAAAGAATTATGCAGATTGATAAACGGGACGTTGGAGTAGCTCTATCTGTCATATCATCAAACACATCAGCTGCAACTTTCTTGGCATCAGTCTCTTTAACGCTCTGCTCTCTCATTGGTGCTTGGATTGCAAACTCCTCTAAAGAATTTCTGCAGAGTGAATTAATCTACGGAGACACAAGGCCATCCACCATGTCTATCAAGTACATAAGCCTCCTAACCTGCTTCCTCCTCGCTTTTTCATGCTTTGTTCAGTCAGCAAGGAGCTTCGTCCATGCAAACTATCTGATAAGCACCCCAGATAGCAACATACCTGCGCAGAATGTGGAAGTGGCAGTTATAAGAGGTGGTGATTTTTGGTCACTCGGGCTTAGAGcactttattttgctttggATTTGCTGCTATGGTTTTTTGGGCCGATACCCATGTTTGTTTCCTCCATTGTTATGGTTATAGTCCTCCATTATCTTGACACAAACACAACTCTGTTGCATCAGCATAGGTCCCCAGGGAACAAGATGGTCAAAAGCGTGGCTGACTGA
- the LOC132172204 gene encoding trans-resveratrol di-O-methyltransferase-like: MYVQEALQQRYHHQLMDIVHCQGATELFEVQSHLYKHIFSFIDSMSLNCAIQLAIPDIIHTHARPITLPQLASKLHIHPKKTSCLHRLMRLLVHSGFFTKTKLHHHHQNHPEDDEEKEEEEEGYGLTPSSRLVVKDNVTSLSPFVKAMLDPVLVSPWHVLGDWLRGGSTQELTPFEKTHGMSISNYLNQNTEYGCVFNEAMASDSQLMSFLVDDYKPIFEGLGSLVDVGGGTGTVARIISQAFPHIKCTVFDLPHVVANLPETTNLKYVGGDMFQSIPYADALLFKWILHDWSDEECVNILKRCKEAITSKGKGGKVIIIDVVINEDKDEDDITKTKLFFDTLMMVVNTGKEREKNEWEKLFFDAGFTRYNIVASYGMKSVIELHP; encoded by the exons ATGTACGTGCAAGAAGCTCTGCAACAAAGATATCATCATCAATTAATGGATATCGTTCATTGCCAGGGAGCAACTGAGCTGTTTGAAGTTCAGTCTCACTTGTACAAACACATATTCAGCTTCATAGATTCCATGTCACTCAATTGCGCCATTCAGCTAGCCATACCcgacataatccacacccatgCCCGACCCATCACTCTTCCACAGTTGGCCTCCAAGCTTCACATTCACCCCAAAAAAACCAGCTGCCTCCACCGGCTCATGCGCTTGTTGGTGCACTCCGGCTTCTTCACTAAGACAaaacttcatcatcatcatcaaaatcatccagaagatgatgaagaaaaagaagaagaagaagaaggctatGGTCTCACACCTTCCTCTAGGCTCGTCGTCAAAGATAATGTCACCAGCCTGTCACCATTTGTTAAAGCAATGCTGGATCCTGTCCTGGTGAGCCCCTGGCATGTCTTGGGAGATTGGCTTCGGGGGGGGAGTACTCAGGAGCTGACGCCCTTTGAGAAAACGCATGGGATGAGCATATCGAATTACTTAAACCAAAACACAGAGTACGGCTGCGTTTTCAATGAAGCCATGGCCAGTGATTCCCAGCTTATGAGCTTCCTCGTTGACGACTACAAGCCCATCTTTGAAGGCTTGGGCTCGTTGGTTGACGTTGGAGGGGGTACCGGGACAGTGGCGAGGATCATTTCTCAGGCGTTCCCTCACATCAAATGCACGGTGTTTGACCTTCCACACGTCGTTGCCAACCTGCCGGAGACTACCAACTTGAAATATGTTGGTGGTGATATGTTTCAGTCTATTCCTTATGCAGATGCCCTTCTCTTTAAG TGGATTTTGCATGATTGGAGCGATGAGGAATGTGTGAACATTCTGAAGAGATGCAAAGAGGCGATTACAAGCAAAGGTAAGGGAGGAAAGGTAATAATCATAGACGTGGTGATAAATGAGGATAAGGATGAAGATGATATTACTAAAACAAAGCTCTTCTTTGACACACTCATGATGGTTGTCAACACtggaaaagagagggagaagaatGAATGGGAGAAGCTCTTCTTCGATGCTGGCTTCACCCGCTACAATATAGTTGCCTCCTATGGGATGAAATCCGTTATTGAGCTTCATCCttaa